One segment of Clostridium botulinum DNA contains the following:
- a CDS encoding neurotoxin-associated TULIP family protein P47, which translates to MNTYGWDIVYGCSNRVVNKHLKNYIDENKIEFLYSDINKKQEIKMIFDNWEIINGGTSNFLRIKIFIKEGYFKFRNTTVDLSGVIPILEIKLDFFNDASNPHIKELKFSFGNKTNDDIKVIVSDLSGKLYEEDEFYFNKLLISAFINNEKQVSYIFASLNVTSNIVWMNPKQFKFVYYSPTDNNDGYLCILSVVTNRDISKLSTNVDSSILSENSEVGLLISEKLFMENLLLPKLSSNMGSNITSNNFNVINTSDTTGIIKNKNTLNWYGIKVAALYYYPEINDFSMELFEGNKLKTRLSGIVKLTGYERIYSKLNMECITKFIYDNKNKKVSFEIYSTPIMECRPIFGLLDGIPAAVAKSVGNWSLKSFRDSLAFELANNFTDIINDIVNWNNLKISEVTNIILNVGFCIQGNMN; encoded by the coding sequence ATGAATACCTATGGTTGGGATATCGTTTATGGATGTAGTAATAGAGTTGTAAATAAACATCTGAAAAATTATATTGATGAGAATAAAATTGAATTTTTATATTCTGATATAAATAAAAAACAAGAAATAAAGATGATTTTTGATAATTGGGAAATTATTAATGGCGGAACATCAAATTTTTTAAGAATTAAAATTTTTATTAAGGAAGGATACTTTAAATTTAGAAATACAACAGTTGATTTAAGTGGAGTTATTCCAATTTTAGAAATAAAACTTGATTTTTTTAACGATGCTTCAAATCCTCATATTAAAGAACTTAAATTTAGTTTTGGAAACAAAACTAATGATGATATTAAGGTCATAGTTTCAGATCTTAGTGGAAAATTATATGAAGAAGATGAATTCTACTTTAATAAATTATTAATATCTGCTTTTATTAATAATGAAAAACAAGTTTCTTATATATTTGCTAGTTTAAATGTTACATCTAATATAGTATGGATGAATCCTAAGCAATTTAAATTTGTATATTATTCTCCAACTGATAATAATGATGGATACTTGTGTATTTTATCAGTAGTAACAAATAGGGATATTTCTAAATTAAGTACTAATGTGGATAGTAGTATCTTATCAGAGAATAGTGAAGTAGGATTACTTATATCTGAAAAATTATTTATGGAAAATTTACTTTTACCTAAACTTTCAAGCAATATGGGTTCTAATATTACTTCAAATAATTTTAATGTTATTAATACTTCTGATACTACAGGAATAATTAAAAATAAAAATACATTAAATTGGTATGGGATTAAAGTAGCAGCACTTTATTATTATCCAGAAATAAATGATTTTTCTATGGAGTTATTTGAAGGAAATAAGTTAAAAACTAGGTTATCTGGAATAGTAAAGCTTACAGGATATGAACGTATATATTCAAAGCTTAATATGGAATGTATAACTAAATTTATATATGATAATAAAAATAAAAAAGTTAGTTTTGAAATTTATAGCACACCTATTATGGAATGTAGACCAATTTTTGGATTGTTAGATGGTATACCAGCAGCCGTTGCAAAATCGGTAGGAAATTGGTCTTTAAAAAGCTTTCGTGATTCCTTAGCTTTTGAATTAGCAAATAATTTTACAGATATAATAAATGATATTGTAAATTGGAATAATTTAAAAATTTCAGAGGTTACAAATATTATTTTAAATGTTGGATTTTGTATACAAGGAAATATGAATTAA
- the bont gene encoding botulinum neurotoxin subtype E2, which yields MPKINSFNYNDPVNDRTILYIKPGGCQEFYKSFNIMKNIWIIPERNVIGTTPQDFHPPTSLKNGDSSYYDPNYLQSDEEKDRFLKIVTKIFNRINNNLSGGILLEELSKANPYLGNDNTPDNQFHIGDASAVEIKFSNGIQDILLPNVIIMGAEPDLFETNSSNISLRNNYMPSNHGFGSIAIVTFSPEYSFRFNDNSMNEFIQDPALTLMHELIHSLHGLYGAKGITTKYTITQKQNPLITNIRGTNIEEFLTFGGTDLNIITSAQSNDIYTNLLADYKKIASKLSKVQVSNPLLNPYKDVFEAKYGLDKDASGIYSVNINKFNDIFKKLYSFTEFDLATKFQVKCRQTYIGQYKYFKLSNLLNDSIYNISEGYNINNLKVNFRGQNANLNPRIITPITGRGLVKKIIRFCKNIVSVKGIRKSICIEINNGELFFVASENSYNDDNINTPKEIDDTVTSNNNYENDLDQVILNFNSESAPGLSDEKLNLTIQNDAYIPKYDSNGTSDIEQHDVNELNVFFYLDAQKVPEGENNVNLTSSIDTALLEQPKIYTFFSSEFINNVNKPVQAALFVSWIQQVLVDFTTEANQKSTVDKIADISIVVPYIGLALNIGNEAQKGNFKDALELLGAGILLEFEPELLIPTILVFTIKSFLGSSDNKNKVIKAINNALKERDEKWKEVYSFIVSNWMTKINTQFNKRKEQMYQALQNQVNAIKTIIESKYNSYTLEEKNELTNKYDIKQIENELNQKVSIAMNNIDRFLTESSISYLMKLINEVKINKLREYDENVKTYLLNYIIQHGSILGESQQELNSMVTDTLNNSIPFKLSSYTDDKILISYFNKFFKRIKSSSVLNMRYKNDKYVDTSGYDSNININGDVYKYPTNKNQFGIYNDKLSEVNISQNDYIIYDNKYKNFSISFWVRIPNYDNKIVNVNNEYTIINCMRDNNSGWKVSLNHNEIIWTLQDNAGINQKLAFNYGNANGISDYINKWIFVTITNDRLGDSKLYINGNLIDQKSILNLGNIHVSDNILFKIVNCSYTRYIGIRYFNIFDKELDETEIQTLYSNEPNTNILKDFWGNYLLYDKEYYLLNVLKPNNFIDRRKDSTLSINNIRSTILLANRLYSGIKVKIQRVNNSSTNDNLVRKNDQVYINFVASKTHLFPLYADTATTNKEKTIKISSSGNRFNQVVVMNSVGNNCTMNFKNNNGNNIGLLGFKADTVVASTWYYTHMRDHTNSNGCFWNFISEEHGWQEK from the coding sequence ATGCCAAAAATTAATAGTTTTAATTATAATGATCCTGTTAATGATAGAACAATTTTATATATTAAACCAGGCGGTTGTCAAGAATTTTATAAATCATTTAATATTATGAAAAATATTTGGATAATTCCAGAGAGAAATGTAATTGGTACAACCCCCCAAGATTTTCATCCGCCTACTTCATTAAAAAATGGAGATAGTAGTTATTATGACCCTAATTATTTACAAAGTGATGAAGAAAAGGATAGATTTTTAAAAATAGTCACAAAAATATTTAATAGAATAAATAATAATCTTTCAGGAGGGATTTTATTAGAAGAACTGTCAAAAGCTAATCCATATTTAGGGAATGATAATACTCCAGATAATCAATTCCATATTGGTGATGCATCAGCAGTTGAGATTAAATTCTCAAATGGTATCCAAGACATACTATTACCTAATGTTATTATAATGGGAGCAGAGCCTGATTTATTTGAAACTAACAGTTCCAATATTTCTCTAAGAAATAATTATATGCCAAGCAATCACGGTTTTGGATCAATAGCTATAGTAACATTCTCACCTGAATATTCTTTTAGATTTAATGATAATAGTATGAATGAATTTATTCAAGATCCTGCTCTTACATTAATGCATGAATTAATACATTCATTACATGGACTATATGGGGCTAAAGGGATTACTACAAAGTATACTATAACACAAAAACAAAATCCCCTAATAACAAATATAAGAGGTACAAATATTGAAGAATTCTTAACTTTTGGAGGTACTGATTTAAACATTATTACTAGTGCTCAGTCCAATGATATCTATACTAATCTTCTAGCTGATTATAAAAAAATAGCGTCTAAACTTAGCAAAGTACAAGTATCTAATCCACTACTTAATCCTTATAAAGATGTTTTTGAAGCAAAGTATGGATTAGATAAAGATGCTAGCGGAATTTATTCGGTAAATATAAACAAATTTAATGATATTTTTAAAAAATTATACAGCTTTACGGAATTTGATTTAGCAACTAAATTTCAAGTTAAATGTAGGCAAACTTATATTGGACAGTATAAATACTTCAAACTTTCAAACTTGTTAAATGATTCTATTTATAATATATCAGAAGGCTATAATATAAATAATTTAAAGGTAAATTTTAGAGGACAGAATGCAAATTTAAATCCTAGAATTATTACACCAATTACAGGTAGAGGACTAGTAAAAAAAATCATTAGATTTTGTAAAAATATTGTTTCTGTAAAAGGCATAAGGAAATCAATATGTATCGAAATAAATAATGGTGAGTTATTTTTTGTGGCTTCCGAGAATAGTTATAATGATGATAATATAAATACTCCTAAAGAAATTGACGATACAGTAACTTCAAATAATAATTATGAAAATGATTTAGATCAGGTTATTTTAAATTTTAATAGTGAATCAGCACCTGGACTTTCAGATGAAAAATTAAATTTAACTATCCAAAATGATGCTTATATACCAAAATATGATTCTAATGGAACAAGTGATATAGAACAACATGATGTTAATGAACTTAATGTATTTTTCTATTTAGATGCACAGAAAGTGCCCGAAGGTGAAAATAATGTCAATCTCACCTCTTCAATTGATACAGCATTATTAGAACAACCTAAAATATATACATTTTTTTCATCAGAATTTATTAATAATGTCAATAAACCTGTGCAAGCAGCATTATTTGTAAGCTGGATACAACAAGTGTTAGTAGATTTTACTACTGAAGCTAACCAAAAAAGTACTGTTGATAAAATTGCAGATATTTCTATAGTTGTTCCATATATAGGTCTTGCTTTAAATATAGGAAATGAAGCACAAAAAGGAAATTTTAAAGATGCACTTGAATTATTAGGAGCAGGTATTTTATTAGAATTTGAACCCGAGCTTTTAATTCCTACAATTTTAGTATTCACGATAAAATCTTTTTTAGGTTCATCTGATAATAAAAATAAAGTTATTAAAGCAATAAATAATGCATTGAAAGAAAGAGATGAAAAATGGAAAGAAGTATATAGTTTTATAGTATCGAATTGGATGACTAAAATTAATACACAATTTAATAAAAGAAAAGAACAAATGTATCAAGCTTTACAAAATCAAGTAAATGCAATTAAAACAATAATAGAATCTAAGTATAATAGTTATACTTTAGAGGAAAAAAATGAGCTTACAAATAAATATGATATTAAGCAAATAGAAAATGAACTTAATCAAAAGGTTTCTATAGCAATGAATAATATAGACAGGTTCTTAACTGAAAGTTCTATATCCTATTTAATGAAATTAATAAATGAAGTAAAAATTAATAAATTAAGAGAATATGATGAGAATGTCAAAACGTATTTATTGAATTATATTATACAACATGGATCAATCTTGGGAGAGAGTCAGCAAGAACTAAATTCTATGGTAACTGATACCCTAAATAATAGTATTCCTTTTAAGCTTTCTTCTTATACAGATGATAAAATTTTAATTTCATATTTTAATAAATTCTTTAAGAGAATTAAAAGTAGTTCAGTTTTAAATATGAGATATAAAAATGATAAATACGTAGATACTTCAGGATATGATTCAAATATAAATATTAATGGAGATGTATATAAATATCCAACTAATAAAAATCAATTTGGAATATATAATGATAAACTTAGTGAAGTTAATATATCTCAAAATGATTACATTATATATGATAATAAATATAAAAATTTTAGTATTAGTTTTTGGGTAAGAATTCCTAACTATGATAATAAGATAGTAAATGTTAATAATGAATACACTATAATAAATTGTATGAGAGATAATAATTCAGGATGGAAAGTATCTCTTAATCATAATGAAATAATTTGGACATTGCAAGATAATGCAGGAATTAATCAAAAATTAGCATTTAACTATGGTAACGCAAATGGTATTTCTGATTATATAAATAAGTGGATTTTTGTAACTATAACTAATGATAGATTAGGAGATTCTAAACTTTATATTAATGGAAATTTAATAGATCAAAAATCAATTTTAAATTTAGGTAATATTCATGTTAGTGACAATATATTATTTAAAATAGTTAATTGTAGTTATACAAGATATATTGGTATTAGATATTTTAATATTTTTGATAAAGAATTAGATGAAACAGAAATTCAAACTTTATATAGCAATGAACCTAATACAAATATTTTGAAGGATTTTTGGGGAAATTATTTGCTTTATGACAAAGAATACTATTTATTAAATGTGTTAAAACCAAATAACTTTATTGATAGGAGAAAAGATTCTACTTTAAGCATTAATAATATAAGAAGCACTATTCTTTTAGCTAATAGATTATATAGTGGAATAAAAGTTAAAATACAAAGAGTTAATAATAGTAGTACTAACGATAATCTTGTTAGAAAGAATGATCAGGTATATATTAATTTTGTAGCCAGCAAAACTCACTTATTTCCATTATATGCTGATACAGCTACCACAAATAAAGAGAAAACAATAAAAATATCATCATCTGGCAATAGATTTAATCAAGTAGTAGTTATGAATTCAGTAGGAAATAATTGTACAATGAATTTTAAAAATAATAATGGAAATAATATTGGGTTGTTAGGTTTCAAGGCAGATACTGTAGTTGCTAGTACTTGGTATTATACACATATGAGAGATCATACAAACAGCAATGGATGTTTTTGGAACTTTATTTCTGAAGAACATGGATGGCAAGAAAAATAA
- the ntnH gene encoding non-toxic nonhemagglutinin NTNH: MKINGNLNIDSPVDNKNVAIVRSRKSDVFFKAFQVAPNIWIVPERYYGESLKINEDQKFDGGIYDSNFLSTNNEKDDFLQATIKLLQRINNNVVGAKLLSLISTAIPFPYENNTEDYRQTNYLSSKNNEHYYTANLVIFGPGSNIIKNNVIYYKKEYAESGMGTMLEIWFQPFLTHKYDEFYVDPALELIKCLIKSLYYLYGIKPNDNLNIPYRLRNEFNSLEYSELDMIDFLISGGIDYKLLNTNPYWFIDKYFIDTSKNFEKYKNDYEIKIKNNNYIANSIKLYLEQKFKINVKDIWELNLSYFSKEFQIMMPERYNNALNHYYRKEYYVIDYFKNYNINGFKNGQIKTKLPLSKYNKEIINKPELIVNLINQNNTVLMKSNIYGDGLKGTVDNFYSNYIIPYNLNYEHSINYSYLDNVNIEEIEKIPPINDEDIYPYRKNADTFIPVYNITKAKEINTTTPLPVNYLQAQMIDSNDINLSSDFLKVISSKGSLVYSFLNNTMDYLEFIKYDKPIDTDKKYYKWLKAIFRNYSLDITETQEISNQFGDTKIIPWIGRALNILNTNNSFVEEFKNLGPISLINKKENITIPKIKIDEIPSSMLNFSFKDLSENLFNIYCKNNFYLKKIYYNFLDQWWTQYYSQYFDLICMASKSVLAQEKLIKKLIQKQLRYLMENSNISSTNLILINLTTTNTLRDISNQSQIAINNIDKFFNNAAMCVFENNIYPKFTSFMEQCIKNINKSTKEFILKCTNINETEKSHLIMQNSFSNLDFDFLDIQNMKNLFNSYTELLIKEQTSPYELSLYAFQEQDNNVIGDTSGKNTLVEYPKDIGLVYGINNNAIHLTGANQNIKFTNDYFENGLTNNFSIYFWLRNLKQNTIKSKLIGSKEDNCGWEIYFENDGLVFNIIDSNGNEKNIYLSNISNNSWHYIVISINRLKDQLLIFIDNILVANEDIKEILNIYSSDIISLLSDNNNVYIEGLSVLNKTINSNEILTDYFSDLNNSYIRNFDEEILQYNRTYELFNYVFPEIAINKIEQNNNIYLSINNENNLNFKPLKFKLLNTNPNKQYVQKWDEVIFSVLDGTEKYLDISTTNNRIQLVDNKNNAQIFIINNDIFISNCLTLTYNNVNIYLSIKNQDYNWVICDLNHDIPKKSYLWILKNI, encoded by the coding sequence ATGAAAATAAATGGTAATTTAAATATTGATTCTCCTGTAGATAATAAGAATGTAGCAATTGTTAGAAGTAGAAAATCAGATGTTTTTTTTAAAGCATTTCAAGTGGCTCCCAATATATGGATAGTCCCAGAAAGATATTATGGAGAATCATTAAAGATAAATGAAGATCAAAAATTTGATGGTGGAATTTATGATTCTAATTTTCTTTCAACAAATAATGAAAAGGATGACTTTTTGCAAGCAACAATCAAGTTATTACAAAGAATAAATAACAATGTTGTAGGTGCAAAGTTATTATCTTTAATTTCTACAGCTATTCCTTTTCCTTATGAAAATAATACTGAAGATTATAGACAAACTAACTACCTTAGTTCTAAGAATAATGAACATTATTATACAGCTAACTTAGTTATTTTTGGACCAGGATCAAATATAATAAAAAATAATGTTATTTATTATAAAAAAGAATATGCAGAAAGTGGAATGGGAACCATGTTAGAAATATGGTTTCAACCATTTTTAACACATAAATATGATGAATTCTATGTTGATCCAGCTTTAGAGTTAATAAAATGTTTAATAAAATCTCTTTATTATTTATATGGAATAAAACCTAATGATAATTTAAATATTCCATATAGATTAAGAAATGAGTTTAATAGTTTAGAATATTCAGAGTTAGATATGATTGATTTTTTAATATCAGGAGGAATTGATTATAAACTTTTAAATACTAATCCTTATTGGTTTATAGATAAGTATTTTATTGATACTTCGAAAAATTTTGAAAAATATAAAAATGATTATGAAATAAAAATTAAAAATAATAATTATATTGCTAATAGTATTAAATTATATTTAGAACAAAAGTTTAAGATTAATGTAAAAGATATATGGGAATTAAATTTAAGTTATTTTTCTAAAGAATTTCAAATCATGATGCCAGAAAGATACAATAATGCACTTAATCATTATTACAGAAAAGAATATTATGTAATAGATTATTTTAAAAATTACAATATAAATGGTTTTAAAAATGGTCAAATTAAAACAAAATTACCTTTATCAAAATATAACAAAGAGATTATAAATAAGCCTGAATTAATAGTTAACTTGATAAATCAAAATAATACTGTATTGATGAAAAGTAATATTTATGGAGATGGATTAAAAGGTACTGTGGATAATTTCTATTCTAATTATATAATTCCCTATAATCTAAATTATGAACATTCTATTAATTATTCTTATTTAGATAATGTAAATATCGAAGAAATAGAAAAAATCCCTCCTATTAATGATGAAGATATATATCCTTATAGAAAAAATGCTGATACATTTATACCAGTATATAATATTACAAAAGCTAAGGAAATTAATACTACCACACCATTACCAGTAAATTATTTACAGGCTCAAATGATAGATAGTAATGATATTAACTTATCCTCAGATTTTCTAAAAGTAATTTCTTCTAAGGGATCTTTAGTATATTCGTTTTTAAATAATACAATGGATTATTTAGAGTTTATAAAATACGATAAACCCATTGATACAGATAAAAAATATTATAAGTGGTTAAAAGCAATTTTTAGAAATTACTCTCTTGATATAACAGAAACTCAAGAAATTAGTAATCAATTTGGAGATACTAAGATAATACCATGGATTGGTAGAGCATTAAATATTCTAAATACAAATAATTCATTTGTGGAGGAATTTAAAAACTTAGGACCAATTTCTCTTATTAATAAAAAAGAAAATATAACTATTCCTAAAATAAAAATTGATGAAATACCTAGTAGTATGTTGAATTTTTCATTTAAAGATTTAAGTGAAAATTTATTTAATATATATTGTAAAAATAATTTTTATCTAAAAAAAATTTACTATAATTTTTTAGATCAATGGTGGACACAATATTATAGTCAATATTTTGATCTAATTTGTATGGCTAGTAAATCAGTATTAGCTCAAGAAAAGTTAATAAAAAAACTAATACAAAAACAATTAAGGTATTTAATGGAAAATTCTAATATATCCTCTACTAATTTAATATTGATAAACTTAACAACCACAAATACATTAAGAGATATTTCAAATCAATCACAAATAGCAATAAATAATATAGATAAATTTTTTAATAATGCTGCTATGTGTGTTTTTGAAAACAATATTTATCCTAAATTCACTTCTTTTATGGAACAATGTATTAAAAATATAAATAAAAGCACCAAAGAGTTTATACTAAAATGTACTAATATTAATGAAACTGAAAAATCACACTTGATTATGCAAAATAGTTTTAGTAATTTAGATTTTGATTTTTTAGATATTCAAAATATGAAGAACCTATTTAATTCATATACAGAACTACTTATAAAAGAACAAACCTCACCCTATGAATTATCATTATATGCTTTTCAAGAACAAGATAACAATGTTATTGGAGATACATCCGGTAAAAATACATTAGTAGAATACCCTAAAGATATAGGATTAGTTTATGGAATAAATAATAATGCAATACATTTAACTGGGGCTAATCAAAATATAAAGTTTACCAACGATTATTTTGAAAATGGATTAACCAATAACTTTTCAATTTATTTTTGGTTGAGAAATTTAAAGCAAAATACTATTAAATCTAAGTTAATAGGTAGTAAAGAAGATAATTGTGGTTGGGAAATTTATTTTGAAAATGATGGATTAGTTTTTAATATAATAGATTCTAATGGAAATGAAAAAAATATTTATTTATCTAATATTTCTAATAATAGTTGGCATTATATAGTAATATCTATAAATCGTTTGAAAGATCAATTACTAATATTTATTGATAATATACTTGTTGCAAATGAAGATATTAAAGAAATTTTAAATATTTATTCAAGTGATATAATTTCATTATTAAGTGATAATAATAATGTCTATATTGAAGGATTATCTGTTTTAAATAAAACTATTAATAGTAATGAAATTTTAACTGATTATTTTAGTGATTTAAACAATTCATATATAAGAAATTTTGATGAAGAAATATTACAATATAATAGAACATATGAATTGTTTAATTATGTATTTCCAGAAATCGCTATAAATAAAATTGAGCAAAATAATAATATATACTTATCAATTAACAATGAAAATAATTTAAATTTTAAACCTCTAAAATTTAAATTATTAAATACTAATCCAAACAAACAATATGTTCAAAAATGGGATGAGGTAATATTTTCTGTATTAGATGGTACAGAAAAATATTTAGATATATCTACTACTAATAATAGAATTCAACTAGTAGATAATAAAAATAATGCACAGATTTTTATTATTAATAATGATATATTTATCTCTAACTGTTTAACTTTAACTTATAACAATGTAAATATATATTTGTCTATAAAAAATCAAGATTACAATTGGGTTATATGTGATCTTAATCATGATATACCAAAAAAGTCATATCTATGGATATTAAAAAATATATAA
- a CDS encoding TULIP family P47-like protein has product MTNLKPYIIYDWKETILKNSKDNYYINESIPKTFSKKICGGRFFNSTLSGNWKSWTLTDEGEGPHPVLKCTIDNGYLEIYSNTFSEKHSLKDIEIKVCMSIKPNSDGTHSLCKNSFYIKNNSLKLSEDRLIVSHCLDKLILAWFKDNHKYIELFINRSRIQTRVEGDLSLLGWDIESSVSYKTMNEFIKKDNLYEKKFYESVTFRKMKVTIDGEFGPWQMTTGADGRNIRFLCPIKSATYKIDEDVYIAKPDNFIIIQVDLKYFDSKTTITDPSGLNNGQQLNLKIKTDSTDEIDAVILVGSKITDVNDGFIEGDDVYLEIVFRTWFNNNIQKFTQIFSYILLNETSKIPEYQWLKPTQISYGSASVTMPDPSNPNKELSNLDASTFAAMAMVENHKNDRPNHAVDNRFLELSKTPAAFAISMPEFLKHFLVTGLQAMQIDNLDAFEVSSENLIITNKKKINFGKIQDQNRQVDALIEPNNFKLAIQNNQVVVEIVDATWQQVVGVTGHFGYRQAYNLILKNENNVYKPMLEESGEVTISYMVTEEAWKTKQDAIISATVGLVVGTIIGTAFSKLSDKLYKFLKSKFIVKNKKASLKISGKDINEVIEMSDLSKPQLLSIKKANAKISTEEVGLISQNGSTSIENLALFKNKPRPIGERVQILGLKLVSGLITTFGWSIGFVLPDILKDVINANINNDFEVLPGIQQFTQQCIGSIQWPDNSELKIDFAKLQGVYLLGGNLVKIPESN; this is encoded by the coding sequence ATGACTAATTTAAAACCATATATAATTTATGATTGGAAAGAAACAATTTTAAAAAATTCAAAAGATAACTATTATATAAATGAAAGTATACCTAAAACATTTTCTAAAAAAATATGTGGAGGAAGATTTTTTAATTCTACATTAAGTGGTAATTGGAAATCTTGGACTTTAACAGATGAAGGTGAAGGCCCACACCCTGTTTTAAAATGTACAATTGATAATGGCTATTTGGAAATATACTCAAATACTTTCTCTGAAAAACATTCTTTAAAAGATATAGAAATAAAAGTTTGTATGTCAATTAAGCCTAATTCAGACGGTACTCATTCATTATGTAAAAATAGTTTTTATATAAAAAATAATTCTTTAAAACTCTCAGAAGATAGATTAATTGTATCTCATTGTTTAGATAAATTAATCCTTGCTTGGTTTAAAGATAATCATAAATATATAGAATTATTTATAAATAGATCTAGAATTCAAACTCGAGTTGAAGGAGATTTAAGTTTATTAGGATGGGATATAGAAAGCTCAGTATCCTATAAAACAATGAATGAATTTATTAAAAAAGATAATCTATATGAGAAAAAGTTTTATGAATCTGTGACTTTTAGAAAAATGAAAGTTACAATTGATGGTGAATTTGGTCCTTGGCAAATGACTACAGGTGCAGATGGAAGAAATATTAGATTTTTATGTCCAATAAAATCAGCAACTTATAAAATTGATGAAGATGTATATATAGCAAAGCCTGATAACTTCATAATAATTCAAGTAGACTTAAAATATTTTGACTCTAAAACAACTATAACAGATCCTTCTGGATTGAATAATGGTCAACAACTCAATTTAAAAATAAAAACAGATAGTACAGATGAGATTGATGCTGTTATACTAGTTGGTTCTAAAATAACTGATGTCAATGATGGCTTTATTGAAGGAGATGATGTTTATTTAGAGATAGTTTTTAGAACCTGGTTTAATAATAATATACAGAAATTCACACAAATATTTTCATATATACTTTTAAATGAAACATCTAAGATTCCTGAATATCAATGGTTAAAACCTACCCAAATTTCTTATGGTTCAGCAAGTGTAACAATGCCTGATCCTAGTAATCCAAATAAAGAACTTTCTAATTTGGATGCAAGTACTTTTGCAGCTATGGCTATGGTAGAAAACCATAAAAACGATAGACCAAATCATGCTGTAGATAATCGATTTTTAGAATTATCAAAAACTCCAGCAGCTTTTGCCATAAGTATGCCTGAATTCTTAAAGCATTTTTTGGTAACTGGTCTTCAAGCCATGCAAATAGATAATTTAGATGCTTTTGAAGTTTCTTCAGAAAATCTAATTATAACTAATAAAAAAAAGATAAACTTCGGAAAAATTCAAGATCAAAATAGACAAGTTGATGCATTAATAGAACCTAATAATTTTAAATTGGCGATACAAAATAATCAAGTTGTTGTAGAAATAGTTGATGCAACGTGGCAACAAGTAGTGGGGGTAACAGGACACTTTGGTTATAGACAAGCATATAATCTTATTTTAAAAAATGAAAATAATGTATATAAACCTATGTTAGAGGAATCTGGTGAAGTTACCATAAGTTATATGGTAACAGAAGAAGCTTGGAAAACTAAACAAGATGCCATAATTTCAGCCACAGTAGGTCTAGTTGTAGGTACTATAATTGGAACAGCATTTTCTAAATTAAGCGATAAATTATATAAATTTTTAAAATCAAAATTTATAGTAAAGAATAAAAAAGCTTCTCTGAAAATATCTGGGAAGGATATAAATGAAGTTATTGAAATGTCAGATCTTTCTAAACCACAACTATTATCTATAAAAAAAGCCAATGCTAAAATTTCAACAGAAGAGGTTGGTTTGATATCCCAAAATGGTTCAACTAGCATTGAAAATTTAGCTCTATTCAAAAATAAACCTAGACCAATAGGTGAAAGGGTTCAAATTTTAGGATTAAAATTAGTAAGTGGTTTAATAACAACATTTGGATGGTCTATAGGTTTTGTTTTGCCTGATATTCTTAAAGATGTAATTAATGCTAATATAAATAACGATTTTGAAGTTTTACCAGGAATCCAACAATTTACACAACAATGTATTGGTTCTATACAATGGCCTGATAATAGTGAATTAAAAATAGATTTTGCTAAACTTCAAGGAGTGTATTTATTAGGTGGAAATTTAGTAAAAATTCCAGAGAGTAATTAA